Proteins from a genomic interval of Diaminobutyricimonas aerilata:
- a CDS encoding histidine phosphatase family protein: protein MPHYLYLVRHGEQQDAEYGVPDGPLSPRGRRQAHAIADRLSGVPFTGAWTSPLERAMETANIMTERMPSIEPQPSALLMDCIPSGPTADMPHAFESFFGSVTPEQIEAGEAQMADAVAEWMTPAMEDRHDLLITHNFVIGWFVRETFGAARWRWMGINQANCGLTIIRVRSSKPPVLITFNDLGHLPVELRTGMSVEQPY, encoded by the coding sequence ATGCCCCACTACCTCTACCTCGTCCGCCATGGCGAACAACAGGACGCCGAGTACGGCGTCCCCGACGGGCCGCTGAGCCCGCGCGGCCGTCGTCAGGCGCACGCGATCGCCGACCGGTTGAGCGGCGTGCCCTTCACCGGAGCCTGGACCTCTCCGCTCGAACGCGCCATGGAGACGGCGAACATCATGACCGAGCGGATGCCCTCGATCGAGCCGCAGCCCTCCGCCCTGCTCATGGACTGCATCCCGTCGGGCCCGACGGCGGACATGCCGCACGCGTTCGAGTCGTTCTTCGGCTCGGTCACCCCGGAGCAGATCGAGGCCGGCGAAGCGCAGATGGCCGACGCGGTCGCCGAGTGGATGACGCCGGCGATGGAGGACCGGCACGACCTGCTCATCACGCACAACTTCGTGATCGGCTGGTTCGTGCGCGAGACCTTCGGGGCGGCGCGGTGGCGCTGGATGGGCATCAACCAGGCCAACTGCGGCCTGACGATCATCCGGGTGCGCTCCTCCAAGCCGCCCGTGCTCATCACCTTCAACGACCTCGGGCACCTGCCCGTCGAGCTCCGCACGGGGATGTCGGTCGAGCAGCCCTACTGA
- a CDS encoding M16 family metallopeptidase → MTGAVDLPLDLADLSFTASDGAVVRRSVLPSGVRVLSEQVPAARSATLGFWVAVGSRDEVAPAFGSTHFLEHLLFKGTTTRSALDIAVAFDEVGGEHNAMTAKEYTCYYAKVRDRDVPMAIDVLADMFTSSTIDADAFETERGVILEELAMADDDPADVAGEKFFQAVFGDHPLGRPIGGDAAAIRAATRDAVWGHYRANYRPQDLVVTVAGAVDHDLLVAAVSRALERAGWDLGVAAPPVPRRAPGRVSFGAPTGVELIERPLEQTNLLIGVPGLAAADPRRSALTVLNAVLGGGMSSRLFQEVRERHGLAYSVYSFAPSYSDAGVLGLYAGCSPANAPRVASLLLQEFDRLADSGITADELRRVRGQLAGASALALEDSDTRMSRLGRSELTLGEYTDLDEGLRRLDAVTRDDVRELARELRARPLSATAVGAVDDSVFAALDDARPAA, encoded by the coding sequence ATCACCGGCGCCGTCGACCTTCCGCTCGATCTCGCCGACCTCTCCTTCACCGCGTCCGATGGTGCGGTCGTGAGACGCTCCGTTCTGCCGAGCGGCGTGCGGGTGCTCAGCGAGCAGGTCCCGGCCGCACGCAGTGCGACGCTCGGTTTCTGGGTCGCCGTCGGCTCGCGTGACGAGGTCGCCCCCGCCTTCGGCTCGACGCACTTCCTCGAACACCTGCTCTTCAAGGGCACGACGACCCGGTCGGCGCTCGACATCGCCGTGGCCTTCGACGAGGTGGGCGGAGAGCACAACGCCATGACGGCGAAGGAGTACACCTGCTACTACGCCAAGGTGCGTGACCGTGACGTGCCGATGGCGATCGACGTGCTCGCCGACATGTTCACCTCGAGCACGATCGACGCCGACGCGTTCGAGACCGAACGCGGCGTCATCCTCGAAGAGCTCGCGATGGCCGACGACGACCCGGCCGACGTCGCCGGCGAGAAGTTCTTCCAGGCGGTGTTCGGCGACCATCCGCTCGGCCGGCCCATCGGCGGAGACGCCGCGGCCATCCGTGCCGCCACGCGGGATGCGGTCTGGGGGCACTACCGGGCGAACTACCGTCCGCAGGACCTCGTCGTGACCGTCGCCGGGGCGGTCGACCACGACCTCCTCGTCGCCGCCGTCTCGCGGGCGCTCGAGCGGGCGGGGTGGGACCTCGGCGTCGCTGCTCCTCCCGTGCCGCGCCGCGCGCCGGGCAGGGTGTCGTTCGGCGCCCCCACCGGCGTGGAGCTCATCGAACGACCGCTCGAGCAGACCAACCTGCTGATCGGTGTGCCCGGTCTCGCGGCGGCGGATCCGCGCCGGTCCGCGCTCACGGTGCTCAACGCGGTGCTCGGCGGGGGCATGTCGAGCCGGCTCTTCCAGGAGGTGCGCGAGCGGCACGGCCTCGCCTACTCCGTCTACTCGTTCGCGCCGAGCTACTCGGACGCCGGGGTACTCGGCCTCTACGCCGGCTGCTCACCCGCCAACGCCCCGCGGGTCGCGTCCCTCCTGCTGCAGGAGTTCGACCGGCTCGCCGACTCCGGCATCACAGCCGACGAACTCCGCCGCGTGCGGGGCCAGCTCGCCGGGGCCTCGGCGCTCGCGCTCGAGGACTCAGACACCCGCATGTCGCGACTCGGCCGCAGCGAACTCACCCTCGGCGAGTACACGGATCTCGACGAGGGTCTGCGCCGACTCGACGCCGTGACCCGTGACGACGTGCGCGAGCTCGCGCGGGAGCTGCGCGCCCGCCCCCTCTCCGCGACGGCCGTCGGTGCCGTCGACGACTCGGTGTTCGCTGCGCTCGATGACGCGCGCCCGGCGGCCTGA
- a CDS encoding aldo/keto reductase, whose translation MTSSAEQLPRRAIGSTGLTTMPVGVDGSVFGWAAGVEATAEVLNEFTDAGGTLVSTADHYSGGRSEVMIGTWLRSLLDRSRVLVATKVGRHPDNPGLSARALVRAAEASLERLGTDYIDFLSFDGDHPETPADESLEAADRLIRAGKVRFLSASDYTGTRLREFRSVAEPAAYPRFETALLEYNLMRREPAEGDVLPAARELGMGFFARLPLANGFLTGVMRTRDTVPESVMFAAAAQHIGRRGTRILAVLDEIAEQHDTTPGAVALAWVLSRPGVTAAIVRARDGEQLASLLPAARLTLTRHDVRRLDEVSAA comes from the coding sequence ATGACGTCATCCGCGGAGCAGCTGCCTCGCCGGGCCATCGGATCCACCGGACTCACCACCATGCCCGTCGGTGTCGATGGCAGCGTGTTCGGCTGGGCCGCGGGAGTCGAAGCGACCGCGGAGGTGCTCAACGAGTTCACCGATGCCGGAGGCACGCTGGTCAGCACCGCCGACCACTACAGCGGTGGCCGCAGCGAGGTCATGATCGGCACCTGGCTGCGCTCCCTGCTCGATCGCAGTCGCGTGCTCGTGGCCACCAAGGTCGGACGTCACCCCGACAACCCCGGCCTCTCGGCCCGCGCCCTCGTGCGTGCCGCGGAAGCCTCCCTCGAGCGCCTCGGCACCGACTACATCGACTTCCTCTCCTTCGACGGCGATCACCCCGAGACGCCGGCCGACGAGAGCCTCGAGGCGGCCGATCGGCTCATCAGGGCCGGCAAGGTGCGCTTCCTCTCCGCCTCCGACTACACGGGCACCCGACTGCGGGAGTTCCGGTCGGTCGCCGAGCCGGCCGCGTACCCCCGCTTCGAGACGGCGTTGCTCGAGTACAACCTGATGCGACGCGAGCCGGCGGAGGGCGACGTGCTGCCGGCAGCACGCGAGCTCGGCATGGGGTTCTTCGCCCGGCTGCCCCTCGCGAACGGCTTCCTCACCGGCGTGATGCGCACGCGGGACACCGTTCCCGAATCGGTCATGTTCGCCGCCGCGGCGCAGCACATCGGGCGTCGGGGCACCCGGATCCTCGCGGTGCTCGATGAGATCGCCGAGCAGCACGACACCACCCCCGGGGCCGTCGCGCTCGCCTGGGTGCTCAGCAGGCCAGGCGTCACCGCCGCGATCGTCCGCGCGCGCGACGGCGAGCAGCTCGCCTCGCTGCTGCCCGCGGCGCGGCTCACTCTCACCCGCCACGACGTGCGGCGGCTCGACGAGGTCTCGGCCGCCTGA
- the dapB gene encoding 4-hydroxy-tetrahydrodipicolinate reductase, producing the protein MTSVAVVGAHGRMGRLTCEIVEELDGFELHSRIGSHDALEQAAGADVLVDFTVPAVSPAVVDFALSSRMRVLVGTSGWSRDRIAKVEARVTADPELGIIFVPNFSIGSVLASSFAATAARFFDSIEIVEAHHAGKVDSPSGTAVRTAELIGAARAELGPVEAPHVDQRARGQQVSSVPVHSVRMAGVSARQTVYFGGTGERLTLDHEAFGEDAYAAGIRLALAAVVERTGVTIGLDQLIDLGTR; encoded by the coding sequence GTGACCAGCGTTGCCGTCGTCGGAGCCCACGGCCGGATGGGCCGCCTCACCTGCGAGATCGTCGAGGAGCTCGACGGGTTCGAGCTGCACTCCCGGATCGGATCCCACGACGCCCTCGAGCAGGCCGCCGGCGCGGACGTGCTCGTCGACTTCACCGTGCCCGCCGTCTCGCCCGCCGTCGTCGACTTCGCGCTGAGCTCCCGGATGCGCGTGCTCGTGGGGACGAGCGGCTGGTCCCGCGACCGCATCGCCAAGGTCGAGGCCCGCGTCACCGCCGACCCGGAACTCGGCATCATCTTCGTACCCAACTTCTCGATCGGCTCGGTACTCGCGAGCTCGTTCGCCGCCACGGCGGCGCGGTTCTTCGACTCCATCGAGATCGTCGAAGCGCACCACGCCGGCAAGGTCGACTCGCCGTCCGGCACGGCGGTGCGCACCGCCGAGCTCATCGGCGCGGCGCGTGCCGAACTCGGACCGGTGGAGGCACCCCACGTCGACCAGCGGGCCCGGGGCCAGCAGGTCTCGAGCGTGCCGGTGCACAGCGTGCGCATGGCCGGCGTGAGCGCCCGGCAGACGGTGTACTTCGGCGGCACCGGGGAGCGGCTCACCCTCGATCACGAGGCGTTCGGCGAGGACGCCTACGCCGCGGGCATCCGGCTCGCCCTCGCCGCCGTCGTGGAGCGCACCGGCGTCACCATCGGACTCGACCAGCTCATCGACCTCGGCACCCGATGA
- a CDS encoding TIGR01777 family oxidoreductase has protein sequence MTSAHAPGSEGRLRVLVSGASGLIGTELVRQLRGEGHEVVRLVRRAPRSVDEVTWAPESRTIDATALDGVDAVVNLSGASLARLPWTAKYRRELLASRVQATTTLAEAMSTAATPPRVFVSGSAVGFYGDRSDESLTEQSAKGDGFLADLVERWEAAAHRAPEGTRVVTARTGIVIGKGGVLSPIVPLTTVGLGSRFGSGRQHWPWISLHDEAAALRHLLTASALEGPVNLVGPTPATSGRITEYVARRLHRWHAFVVPGPLIRFALRDAGRELLLADQEVVPERLLADGFRFRHERVEDALDDFVGR, from the coding sequence CCGCGGGGAGGGGCACGAGGTGGTCCGTCTCGTACGCCGCGCGCCGCGCAGCGTCGACGAGGTGACCTGGGCTCCCGAGTCGCGCACGATCGACGCGACGGCGCTCGACGGCGTGGACGCGGTCGTCAACCTGTCCGGCGCCTCGCTCGCGCGCCTGCCGTGGACGGCGAAGTACCGTCGGGAGCTGCTCGCGTCGCGTGTGCAGGCCACGACGACCCTCGCCGAGGCGATGAGCACGGCGGCCACTCCCCCGCGCGTGTTCGTCAGCGGCTCCGCCGTGGGCTTCTACGGCGACCGCAGCGACGAGAGCCTCACCGAGCAGTCGGCGAAGGGCGACGGCTTCCTCGCCGACCTCGTCGAGCGGTGGGAGGCGGCGGCGCACCGGGCCCCGGAGGGCACTCGCGTCGTGACGGCTCGCACGGGCATCGTGATCGGCAAGGGCGGCGTGTTGAGCCCGATCGTTCCGCTGACCACCGTCGGGCTCGGCTCCCGCTTCGGTTCGGGCCGCCAGCACTGGCCGTGGATCAGCCTCCACGACGAGGCGGCCGCGCTGCGCCACCTGCTCACCGCATCCGCCCTCGAAGGACCGGTGAACCTCGTCGGTCCCACCCCCGCCACGAGCGGACGGATCACCGAGTACGTGGCGCGTCGCCTGCACCGCTGGCACGCGTTCGTCGTGCCCGGCCCGCTCATCCGCTTCGCCCTGCGCGACGCCGGTCGGGAGCTGCTGCTCGCGGATCAGGAGGTCGTGCCCGAACGGCTGCTCGCCGACGGCTTCCGATTCCGTCACGAGCGGGTGGAGGACGCGCTCGACGACTTCGTCGGTCGGTGA
- a CDS encoding YbhB/YbcL family Raf kinase inhibitor-like protein produces the protein MAPARDEDRSADERTTVVNHPNWRLPEVPAFELTSPDFRDGGILPIWARAADAGGEDRSPTLHWTGAPRETRSYALTVYDPDAPTGSGFWHWAVYDLPAEVESLPAGAGDPQNGRLPAGAVTLPNEYRQPRFTGAAPPAGHGEHRYVFTVSALDVPHLDVPADATPAVLGFLMREHVLARAQLTGVQETPS, from the coding sequence GTGGCGCCCGCCCGCGACGAGGACCGATCCGCCGACGAGAGGACGACCGTGGTCAACCACCCCAATTGGCGCCTGCCCGAGGTGCCCGCTTTCGAGCTGACCAGCCCCGACTTCCGCGACGGCGGCATCCTGCCGATCTGGGCTCGCGCCGCCGACGCCGGCGGGGAGGACCGCTCCCCCACCCTGCACTGGACCGGAGCGCCACGGGAGACGCGGAGCTACGCACTGACGGTGTACGACCCCGACGCGCCCACCGGGAGCGGTTTCTGGCACTGGGCCGTGTACGACCTGCCCGCCGAGGTGGAGTCGCTCCCCGCGGGAGCGGGCGACCCGCAGAACGGGCGACTCCCCGCCGGGGCGGTCACCCTTCCGAACGAATACCGCCAGCCCCGGTTCACCGGTGCCGCCCCGCCCGCCGGACACGGCGAGCACCGTTACGTGTTCACCGTGAGCGCGCTCGACGTGCCGCACCTCGACGTGCCGGCCGACGCGACCCCCGCGGTGCTGGGCTTCCTCATGCGCGAGCACGTCCTCGCGCGCGCTCAGCTCACCGGCGTGCAGGAGACGCCTTCCTGA
- a CDS encoding aldo/keto reductase, with translation MTDTDIVAERPVPTLPATAPLQTPVLRRLGQSDLKVYPVAIGGNVFGWTADATATDAVLDRYTGLGGNFIDTADSYAGGRSEIMIGNWLRRRGRRDDLVIATKIGKSADHPGLSSRAVVDAVHASLGRLRTDRIDLLYLHVDDEQVPFEETLMAVDQLIRSGAVRYFGASNHTGNRLIEARVACAMLGVAPMVALQNHYNLVHRGEYEKGLAHIARAQELGVMPRFALASGFLSGKYRSRNDLDGSARAAGIAPHLNKRGLRILAALDRIAAAHGVSCATIAIAWLLAKPLVVAPVTSATEPEQVDELMAAAQLRLTRQQVVELDRASD, from the coding sequence ATGACCGACACGGACATCGTCGCTGAACGTCCGGTTCCCACCCTGCCGGCCACCGCGCCCCTGCAGACTCCGGTGCTGCGCCGACTCGGGCAGTCCGACCTCAAGGTGTACCCCGTCGCGATCGGCGGGAATGTCTTCGGCTGGACAGCGGATGCGACGGCGACCGACGCGGTGCTCGACCGCTACACGGGCCTCGGCGGCAACTTCATCGACACCGCCGACTCCTACGCAGGCGGTCGCAGCGAGATCATGATCGGCAACTGGCTGCGTCGACGCGGGCGTCGCGACGACCTCGTCATCGCGACGAAGATCGGCAAGAGCGCCGATCATCCCGGACTCTCGTCGCGGGCTGTCGTCGATGCGGTGCACGCGTCGCTGGGCCGGCTGCGCACGGACCGCATCGACCTGCTCTACCTGCACGTCGATGACGAGCAGGTGCCGTTCGAAGAGACGCTCATGGCGGTCGACCAGCTCATCCGCAGTGGCGCCGTGCGCTACTTCGGGGCCTCCAACCACACCGGCAACCGGCTCATCGAGGCCCGCGTCGCGTGCGCCATGCTCGGTGTCGCCCCCATGGTGGCGTTGCAGAACCACTACAACCTCGTGCACCGCGGCGAGTACGAGAAGGGCCTCGCGCACATCGCGCGGGCGCAGGAACTCGGCGTCATGCCCCGGTTCGCTCTCGCGAGTGGGTTCCTCTCCGGCAAGTACCGCTCACGCAACGACCTCGACGGGAGCGCCCGCGCGGCGGGAATCGCCCCGCATCTGAACAAGCGCGGGTTGCGCATCCTCGCGGCCCTCGACCGCATCGCCGCCGCGCACGGCGTGAGCTGCGCGACGATCGCGATCGCCTGGTTGCTCGCGAAGCCGCTCGTGGTGGCGCCGGTGACGAGCGCGACCGAGCCGGAGCAGGTCGACGAGCTGATGGCGGCCGCCCAGTTGCGACTCACTCGGCAACAGGTCGTCGAACTGGACCGCGCGAGCGACTGA
- a CDS encoding ROK family transcriptional regulator — protein sequence MITGGSSRALAREVLVHGPLSRGELARRLGLSLASLTRLAQPLLASGFLVEESRAGTGNGRPARPLAVRADTARVVGLKVSGDDVSGVLTDLRADPRAQAIRPLGGRSVAATVDTIARVVSELSGDRPVDAVGVSLGGSVDRHGVVRKAPFLGWTDVPLQRLLGERLRVPVVVENDVVALARAEHWFGEGRGRRDLAVITIGVGVGYALVIDDRVVDRPDAGVGLAGHVPLDADEPPCDHGHRGCAGTLLSSSAIERRARDALGVDIGYDDVMEAAARGDEASRAALETPARGLGRLIGLVSSLAVVDTVVLAGEGVALAEAMRPVVAAGTTEYRHPDAAPVDVRISPPGFDRWSRGAAATAIQHLVVGSA from the coding sequence ATGATCACCGGTGGTTCGTCGCGAGCACTCGCCCGAGAGGTGCTCGTCCACGGACCGCTCTCGCGAGGTGAACTCGCCCGGCGCCTCGGACTGTCGCTCGCGAGTCTCACCCGGCTGGCGCAACCGCTGCTCGCCTCGGGATTCCTCGTCGAGGAGTCCCGTGCCGGCACCGGCAACGGCCGACCCGCCCGTCCGCTCGCGGTCCGCGCGGACACCGCGCGTGTCGTCGGTCTCAAGGTCTCGGGCGACGACGTCTCGGGCGTGCTCACCGACCTGCGCGCCGATCCGCGCGCGCAGGCCATCCGCCCGCTCGGCGGCCGCAGTGTCGCCGCGACCGTCGACACCATCGCCCGTGTCGTGTCCGAACTATCCGGCGACAGGCCCGTCGACGCGGTCGGTGTGAGCCTCGGCGGCAGCGTCGACCGTCACGGCGTCGTGCGCAAGGCGCCGTTCCTCGGCTGGACCGACGTGCCGCTCCAGCGATTGCTCGGCGAGCGGCTGCGGGTCCCCGTGGTGGTCGAGAACGACGTCGTCGCACTCGCCCGAGCGGAACACTGGTTCGGGGAGGGCCGCGGTCGTCGCGACCTCGCGGTCATCACGATCGGCGTCGGCGTCGGGTACGCCCTCGTCATCGACGATCGCGTCGTCGACCGCCCGGACGCGGGCGTGGGTCTCGCCGGTCACGTGCCCCTCGATGCCGACGAGCCCCCGTGCGACCACGGTCACCGCGGCTGCGCGGGCACCCTCCTGTCGTCGAGCGCCATCGAACGACGGGCGCGGGACGCGCTCGGCGTGGACATCGGCTACGACGACGTCATGGAGGCCGCCGCGCGCGGCGATGAGGCCTCCCGCGCCGCGCTCGAGACACCGGCCCGGGGTCTCGGACGGCTCATCGGCCTCGTCTCCTCCCTGGCCGTCGTCGACACGGTCGTGCTCGCGGGGGAGGGCGTGGCGCTCGCCGAGGCGATGCGACCGGTCGTCGCCGCCGGAACGACCGAATACCGGCATCCGGATGCCGCGCCGGTCGACGTGCGCATCTCCCCTCCCGGGTTCGACCGCTGGTCGCGTGGGGCGGCCGCCACGGCCATCCAGCACCTCGTCGTCGGCTCCGCATAG
- a CDS encoding carbohydrate ABC transporter permease, which produces MTTSTAAPKAAAPATPAGSPPTVRRKRSRLGRTPAAHYWMVVPALVLFFVLHTVPVIVGVFFSFTDYAGYGVWDFVGLRNYGALFQDDRVIEAYGFTFGVAIACTVLVNVIALGIALALNARIKFQALFRGIFFVPYVLSILVVGYVFQYIFANSLPQLLNGIPVFRDNILANPDWAWTAIVFLTVWQGVAFSTILYLAGLQTIPQELYEASSIDGASKRRQFASITFPLIGAFFTINMVLAMKTYLQVFDQIIPLTNGGPGTSTESITLLIFRGGFQGGEYAYQTANAVIYLIVIILVSIFQFKVLSRREAEF; this is translated from the coding sequence ATGACGACATCCACCGCCGCCCCGAAGGCCGCCGCCCCGGCGACCCCGGCCGGGTCGCCGCCGACCGTCCGCCGCAAGCGGTCCCGGCTCGGACGCACCCCGGCCGCGCACTACTGGATGGTCGTGCCCGCGCTCGTGCTGTTCTTCGTGCTGCACACCGTGCCGGTGATCGTCGGCGTTTTCTTCAGCTTCACCGACTACGCCGGATACGGGGTGTGGGACTTCGTGGGGCTGCGCAACTACGGCGCACTGTTCCAGGACGACCGGGTGATCGAGGCCTACGGGTTCACCTTCGGCGTCGCGATCGCGTGCACGGTGCTCGTGAACGTCATCGCGCTCGGCATCGCGCTCGCGCTCAACGCGAGGATCAAGTTCCAGGCGCTGTTCCGCGGCATCTTCTTCGTGCCGTACGTGCTCTCGATCCTCGTCGTCGGCTACGTGTTCCAATACATCTTCGCCAACTCGCTGCCGCAGCTGTTGAACGGCATCCCGGTGTTCCGCGACAACATCCTCGCCAATCCGGACTGGGCATGGACGGCGATCGTGTTCCTCACCGTCTGGCAGGGCGTGGCGTTCTCGACCATCCTCTACCTGGCCGGGCTGCAGACCATCCCGCAGGAACTGTACGAGGCGTCCTCGATCGACGGGGCGAGCAAGCGGCGGCAGTTCGCCTCGATCACCTTCCCGCTCATCGGCGCGTTCTTCACCATCAACATGGTGCTCGCGATGAAGACGTACCTGCAGGTCTTCGATCAGATCATCCCGCTCACGAACGGCGGGCCCGGCACCTCGACCGAGTCGATCACGCTGCTCATCTTCCGCGGCGGGTTCCAGGGCGGCGAGTACGCGTATCAGACCGCGAACGCGGTCATCTACCTGATCGTGATCATCCTGGTCTCGATCTTCCAGTTCAAGGTGCTCTCTCGTCGGGAGGCGGAGTTCTGA
- a CDS encoding GNAT family N-acetyltransferase gives MATWREAAVTDDAALALLTEYFSARAQEFPADLGEYRTVFPDPAQFVPPRGVFLIVEGDDIAGEAADIGCGGIRELPVDGDARRFEVKHLWIQPHARKRGLGRALLAELERRAREFGATELVLDTNASLEAAGALYRSSGYAEVPPYNDNPNATHWFRKPLD, from the coding sequence ATGGCGACCTGGCGTGAGGCTGCAGTGACGGATGATGCGGCCCTGGCGCTGCTGACCGAGTACTTCTCGGCGCGCGCGCAGGAGTTCCCCGCCGACCTGGGCGAGTACCGCACCGTCTTCCCCGATCCGGCGCAGTTCGTTCCGCCGCGCGGGGTGTTCCTCATCGTCGAGGGTGACGACATCGCCGGGGAGGCGGCGGACATCGGGTGCGGCGGCATCCGGGAGCTGCCCGTCGACGGCGACGCGCGCCGGTTCGAGGTCAAGCACCTCTGGATCCAGCCGCATGCGCGCAAGCGCGGCCTGGGACGGGCGCTCCTGGCCGAGCTGGAGCGCCGGGCCCGCGAGTTCGGGGCGACCGAACTCGTGCTCGACACGAACGCGAGCCTCGAGGCCGCCGGCGCGCTCTACCGTTCGAGCGGCTACGCGGAGGTGCCGCCGTACAACGACAACCCGAACGCGACCCACTGGTTCCGCAAGCCGCTCGACTGA
- a CDS encoding TetR/AcrR family transcriptional regulator: MSVVSPHLTAQRAPGPGAKARILETVLDLFYEEGIRSVGVDRIIARAAVTKATFYKHYGSKDNLILQYIRARHEAMRDHLDGLIASADDPADAIRRLVRETAAEIGRTGFRGCPFLNAAAEFSDPRHPVRQVITAHRDWLTDRLADLLAETGHRMPGDGADDLMLARDGALSGGNAGDPVAASAALTRVAERVLAAR, encoded by the coding sequence GTGTCGGTCGTTTCCCCCCATCTGACTGCACAGCGTGCTCCCGGGCCGGGGGCCAAGGCCCGCATCCTCGAGACCGTGCTCGACCTCTTCTACGAGGAGGGGATCCGCTCCGTCGGCGTCGACCGCATCATCGCGCGCGCCGCGGTGACGAAGGCCACCTTCTACAAGCACTACGGATCCAAGGACAACCTGATCCTGCAGTACATCCGCGCACGCCACGAGGCCATGCGCGACCACCTCGACGGCCTGATCGCCTCGGCCGACGATCCCGCCGACGCCATCCGCCGCCTCGTGCGCGAGACGGCGGCCGAGATCGGCCGCACCGGGTTCCGCGGCTGCCCGTTCCTCAACGCCGCCGCGGAGTTCTCCGACCCCCGCCATCCGGTGCGCCAGGTCATCACCGCCCACCGCGACTGGCTGACCGATCGGCTCGCCGACCTCCTCGCGGAGACCGGACACCGCATGCCGGGCGACGGCGCCGACGATCTGATGCTCGCCCGCGACGGCGCCTTGAGCGGCGGCAACGCCGGCGATCCCGTCGCAGCCTCGGCCGCTCTCACGCGCGTCGCCGAGCGGGTGCTCGCCGCGCGCTGA
- a CDS encoding ABC transporter substrate-binding protein: protein MTMPRPFRRAATAVMATVLIGGVLSGCAGSGGDGEVVTLDFFQFKPEAVQDFADIIDDFEAENPDIRVVQNAVPDADTAIRTLLVKDKVPDVLTLNGSGNFGRLAQAGVFHDFTGDPLVDEQNPAVLEILDALGTYEGEEINGLGMANNADGIIYNKQIFAEQGLTVPTTWDELIAVCEKLEAAGIPAFYGTLTDAWTAIPAWNALGGQLQPEDFFDRMREEGGDVGPDAEVSFSKDYPEAMDKLQQLYSFAQDDYRSRGYEDGNLAFANGESAMYLQGIWTINPILANNPDIELGVFPYPAGDDPADVRLTSGVDVAVTIGRTTPHLEEARRFVEYLLSPEVVDAFVESQVMFSTLADAAPNPNPVLAELVPYFEEGRLIGFIDHQIPPSIPLQPIVQEFLLGGSPEAALRELDNEWRKVALRTTVRE, encoded by the coding sequence ATGACCATGCCCCGACCCTTCCGACGCGCCGCGACGGCGGTGATGGCGACGGTCCTCATCGGCGGCGTGCTGAGCGGATGCGCGGGCAGCGGCGGCGACGGGGAGGTCGTGACGCTCGACTTCTTCCAGTTCAAGCCCGAGGCCGTGCAGGACTTCGCCGACATCATCGACGACTTCGAGGCCGAGAACCCGGACATCCGCGTCGTACAGAACGCCGTGCCCGACGCCGACACCGCCATCCGCACCCTCCTCGTGAAGGACAAGGTGCCCGACGTCCTCACCCTCAACGGGTCGGGCAACTTCGGCCGGCTCGCTCAGGCCGGCGTGTTCCACGACTTCACCGGTGATCCGCTCGTGGACGAGCAGAACCCGGCCGTGCTCGAGATCCTCGACGCTCTCGGCACCTATGAGGGCGAGGAGATCAACGGCCTCGGCATGGCGAACAACGCCGACGGCATCATCTACAACAAGCAGATCTTCGCCGAGCAGGGCCTGACCGTGCCGACCACGTGGGACGAGTTGATCGCGGTGTGCGAGAAGCTCGAGGCCGCCGGGATCCCGGCCTTCTACGGCACCCTGACCGACGCGTGGACGGCCATCCCGGCATGGAACGCCCTCGGCGGCCAGCTGCAGCCGGAGGACTTCTTCGACCGGATGCGCGAGGAGGGCGGAGACGTCGGTCCGGACGCGGAGGTCTCGTTCAGCAAGGACTACCCGGAGGCGATGGACAAGCTCCAGCAGCTCTACTCCTTCGCCCAGGACGACTATCGCAGCCGCGGATACGAGGACGGCAACCTCGCGTTCGCGAACGGGGAGTCCGCCATGTATCTGCAGGGCATCTGGACGATTAACCCCATCCTCGCCAACAACCCCGACATCGAGCTCGGCGTCTTCCCCTACCCCGCGGGCGACGACCCGGCGGATGTGCGACTCACCTCGGGCGTCGACGTCGCGGTCACGATCGGGCGCACGACGCCCCACCTCGAGGAGGCCAGGCGCTTCGTGGAGTACCTGCTCTCCCCCGAGGTCGTCGACGCGTTCGTGGAATCCCAGGTGATGTTCTCCACCCTCGCGGACGCGGCGCCGAACCCGAATCCGGTGCTCGCCGAGCTCGTGCCCTACTTCGAGGAGGGCCGCCTGATCGGGTTCATCGACCACCAGATCCCGCCCAGCATCCCGCTGCAGCCGATCGTGCAGGAGTTCCTGCTCGGCGGCTCGCCGGAGGCGGCGCTGCGGGAACTCGACAACGAGTGGCGCAAGGTCGCGCTGCGCACGACGGTACGGGAGTGA